The Loxodonta africana isolate mLoxAfr1 chromosome 18, mLoxAfr1.hap2, whole genome shotgun sequence genome includes the window GCTACACCCACCCAGAGGGGGCACCTTTTCCTAAACCATCCACCTAGCAAAAGCACCTTTTTTGAATTTACACAAAGGCACCACCTGAGCTGGCAAAAGCCTTGCTTCAGCCTCACCTGAGAAGCACTCTGTGAATTCCTGCTCCAGCTTGGTGGCTCTGTCGAAGGCTTTTCGGGCTTGCTCCTCTGTGATCCTCTTGTTAATCTCTCTGTGAAGAGGGAATGAGACATGGAGCTGAGGGGGGTCCCACCCTGCCTTTTACCTCCCTCCTCCAGGGAGGTTAAGTTGCAAGCAGTATCTTCTTATTTGGAGCAGGTGGCAAAGAAACACACTTCCCAACATCCTCTGGGGCCACAGATGACCCCACCTATGACCCAATGCTGCCAGTGCAGCTACACTACCCCAGCAATCTCCCCAGAGCCTCGTCTTTCCAGCCTTAAGCCCCACAGAAGATTCAGACTCTAACTCCCAGCAGCTCGAGGCCCTGGCTGCCCATCTGGTCTGAGTCCCATGGGCTTCTGGGAGTTGTAGTCCTGCCTAAGATATGCGAGGAGGGAAGGCCTGAGATCCCCTGTGTCCTCTGGGTTCCAGCTCTCTGTGCAGATCTCTCTCAAGGACTGCTGGAGCCCCTGTCCAGAGTTCTGAGGGGAGAGGTCAAGCAGAGGCCTTCTGAGGCCCAGGGCCATGGGTGTGGGGAAGTGGAGGGGAGGCCCCTGGGACTATACTCACAGAACATTCTCCAGGGAGCGGGGACGGATGAAGATGGCGATAGGGTGCAGGTGGGCCGCCTGCAGCCGCCGCACAGCATTGGCTGAGACATCGAGGATGCAGTGCTTCCCCTGGGGGCAGGTAGGGTGGGTGGAGGGGGACCACCAGGTGGCGGGAAAGGACAGCAGAGGTGCCAGGACAGGACGCAGTACGTGGAAAGGTGGAGAGTGGGAGGTGGGAGGTTGACCAAAAGGGAAGTGACGTGGGTGTCAAAAGACAGGTGGGCAGAGAGTCAGGGTGGGAAGTGGGTAtggacagacagagagaaaaaggaaagggggagCCAAAGAGTGTGGGAGGCCAAGCCCGGGAGGGAGAGGATTAGAGGTGGAGTGGAGGAGGGGTGAGGTACAGGCCAGGAGGGACCCCAAAAGATGGTGACAGAGCAGGGACCCGAGGGGCGGCGGTGAGCAGGGCAGAGGTGCAGGAGGCAGAAACAGTAACACAGGTGGGTAAGGAAagccaaggaaaaaaagaaaggaagtaggatacagggagagggaggggaggacGGACAGAGGACAGACAGATGGAAGGAACAAGGAGAGACAGATGGGAGAGAGGGGAGGCAGATGGAGAGAGGAGGAGCCGTGTGGGAAGGGCAGGCAGGGTGGGGAGCAGCAGGGAAAAGGTGGCAGCAGACGAGTGGGCGAGGGGAGTGGGGACCCCAGGACAGGgcaaggggagaggagggaggccaAAGGGAGAAGtgaagaggaagggagggagcaaAGTGGGGATGCCAAGCCACCCATGATGAGGCcacaggaagagagaagaaatggGGCGCAGTGGGGGGACGGGGAGGAGGGAAACGGGACAGATGGTGGCGGGGAGTTTGGGGTCAGGGAGGTGGGGGACATGAGGGAGCAGGCGGTCAGACAGAGTTGCCCAAGAGGAGAAGGCAGTGGAGGAGTGGAACGGAGTCGAGGCCCAGcagggaaagagacagagagaaatagAGTTAGAGAGAGCTGAGGAAGGcaatggggtggggagaggaaggggAGAAGGACTAGGTACCCGCCACATCCTACCTGCTCTGCCACCTCTCGCACAGACTGGACACTGGTCCCATACAGGTGGCTGTTGTACTGGCCGGCCTCGATGAACTTGTGCGCTTGAATGTCCTTCTCCATTTTCTCCCGGGACGACACAAAGTGGTAATCCCGGCCATCTATCTCATATTCCCGCTTGGGCCGTGTGGTATCTGCCAGGAAGTCACCCATCCCCCAGAGATCTAACCACCATCCCTCCAGCCTGAAGCCCGCCTCCATCAACCCTACACTGCCCAGCTGGTCCTTCCGTGGAAGGAAGGTTGCTGGGGAGGTGAAGATGGAGGGGAATGGAACCACCTCGCCCAGCACCACTGGGGTCTCCGAGTCGCTGGCCTGGGGACGGCTTCTATGGACCCTGAGGGTGGCTAAGAAGCACCCCTGCATCCTCCTACAGCCTAAGGCCCAGAGGTGGCTCTGCCTATGGACCCATGGGTGGGGTCCTTAGCCCTCCCAACCCCATGCCCACCTCCTGCCTCCTCCAACTCACGGGGAACACAGGATCCAAACTTGTCGGGGAACTCAGAGAGAAGGTCGTCATTGGCACGGTCCTTGGTGGGCCCGAGGATGATGATGGGGCGTGCATAGTGCACTGAGAAGAGAAAGCCCAGCTCAGCAGAGATCAGAGTTGGGGGAGCAGGAAGGGCTGGAGCCAATGCTCGGGCTTACCTTCCATCTGTGTCACCGTCTCATAGCTCAGAACCGAGTCTTCTCGACCTGGTGGGAGGCAGGGAGTCTATGAGGGGCTCTCACAGGGAACCCTGAGCCCCTGTCCCACCTTCCTGAGGATGTAAAGAGAAGCTCAGGGCTCCTCTCTTCCCAGGTCTTGTACCTACCCTGTGATCCAGAGTTGGAGCCCCAATCctagaagaaaaaccaggccATGTAGTTGGTTAGACCTCAGCCCCATGAGCCCCCCACTCTTCCACTCAAGTTCATCCCCTCCTATGCCTACCTTGGCCTTTAACCTTGACCACTCCCGTCGCTCGACCCTGTGAAATACACAGAGCGGGGGTAGGGAAATGCCCAATGAGGAACCCTACTGGCTCCCACTCTCTAGACCAGCTGAAAACCCCACCTCCCATCAGCCCCTGGGCCCCTGTACTCCTAAATGAGAAGAAGTCTGTCCCAAAATCTcatggaagtcatggtccccaggagGGCCCAGCAGACAGACTCCCAAGAGATCAGAAGGTACATCCATCCCCTACTGGCTGTCCACCTGAGGGGGCCTGGGAACTACAGTGCCTGGGGCAGCAACGTGGAAGGGCCAGGCCCCAGAAGCCTCACCGCCGCTTGCTGGGGATAAAGCCAATGTCATCGGTCTCACTGTCAGAGTGGACCCGCCGCGCCTGCCACCACTCCTCGTCACTGGCGTCGATCACATGCAGCACATCCCCAAAGCGGAAGCTCAGGGCCTGGCTCAGGAAGCCGCAGTCCTTGGTCTTGTCGTAATCAAACAGGGCCCTGGAGGGCAAGAGGCCATCAGTTAGAAGCCTGGCTGAGGCTGCCAGGAAGGGTGGGAAGGACAAGGCACTGGAGGCTGGCCAGTGGGTTCAACTGCTCTGAGACTCCAGTCCTGAGATTTTAGGAGAGGGTCTGGAGAAAAGCTGGGGCTGATGATGTCACTGCCATGGGCTCATGGATTCTGAGAAACCCTGGAACTGTGTGTGGGGACAAAAGCTGTACTACAACATTAGCCACCATTCATTCCACAGGGTGTCAGGGATCAGACAGGCTATGGATTCTGTGCAATTTACACTGTGAGAGCTAGAGCCCCACGCTCTCAAGAAAGCAGTTGGCAATACATGTCACAAGGATAGCCTTGAAACTGCTCGgattagtaagaaaaaaaaaaagccaattattTGCAAACTTTGGTTACCCTTGTCCATAACAAATCCCTGTCAATAAATCACAACCGGCATCAAGAAAAGAGGAGGAACAGCCATGGAGGTAGCAAAGGTTCAGAGGTTCTAGCAACAGGGCTAGAAAGAAGGGAAGAGACTCCGGGATCATCTGGAATCACTGGGCGTCAGAATGGATGGCCTTGGGGAGCCTCTGGGCCCCAGCTGTAAGGGAGAGTCAAGCCAGGACTCCGGTTTGAGCAAGTGTCTGGAGAGACAGTGGTCCCAATCAGTGGGAGAGAAAACACTGACTTGGCAAGCCAGAGACCACCACACACGGGAGAAAGACAACGTGCTCAGTGTGGGATGTGTTGCCCAAAAGACCACTGAAGAGATAGGAGGCAGACGCAAGGGACTGGCTGTCTGTGTCCCCTGGACAGCCCACGGTATGCAGAGGCAGGATGACAACTGAAATAGTTAACCAGCACCAGATCCTGAGagcccctgctctgctggccATTAACCTTTTAGTTGCCAAATTGTGGGACAGtcaccagtccttggagaagtgcCAGGGCGATCAGGGGCTGAAGGCAGTTGGGATACTTGGGGCAGAGGCTGTTTTGCAATCCACACAGTGCTACAAAATGCTAACCTGTGCAGCCTCGCCCACACCCAAGCACAAACAGAGAGTCAGGCCTGAACAGGTGAGCTGGAGCCAGGCAGGGTTTAGGGGAGAAGCTGGCTGAAGAACCAGGGCAGGCCAGAGTGAAGAGCAATCAGGGGGCCTGAGAAGCCCAGCCTGGGAGCCCAGGAAGCCTCTGACCTGATATAGAAACCCCTTTTGGGGTTGCTGCGCAGGGAGGCTGTCCCTGAGCCCAGGCTGCTATTCATGAGCTGTTCCCGTAGGTCGTGGATCTTGGCCTCGAAGCGGCTGTACTCTGAGGACGACAAGAAAGCTCCTGAGCTCTGCCTCATGCGGCAACACCCCCTCAGAAGCCTCCAGCAGAGGAGGCGGCGTTCTGAAGGTCATTTTGGCCCACAAGAAGGGGAGCTCCAGGCCTGGTACCTTCTGGCTTATACTGAGCGATGATGGTAACTGTCTGACCCGCATTCTTCAGGGCAATGGCAGCCTGCTCATGGCTGGCATTGCGGAGATCAACACCGTTGACCTAGAGAGAGGAGGAGCAGATGAAAACCTGGACATGGGGCCAAGTGGAGGCAGGAGAAGTCCAGGCAGGCTTCAACCCACCCAAGGCCCTCCTCAAGAGCTCTGGGCTCTACCCACGCATGGAGAGGGCAGGCTCCCTCACCGAGAGGATCTGGTCCCCCTTCCGCAGCTCTCCACTGAGGTCAGCAGGGCCTCCGGCCAGGATAAAGGAGATGAAGATGCCTTCACCGTCCTCACCACCCACGATGTTGAAGCCCAGGCCCGTGGAGCCCCGGTGGATCACAATCCGCCTCGGTTCTCGGGGAATGTCCTCCTCCCCCAGCAGGTCCTTGGCCACTGGGGAGTAGCGCCGAGGGGAGGTGGGGGTCATGGCTGTGGGGTAGTCGGTGCCCAGGTAGCTGCTGTGACTGATTTCATTGTCCAGGTGCTGGGAATATGCTGAGGGAAGATGTGGGAGGAGGAGAGATGAAATGGACGGGGAGCACTCACCACCCCATCTTCTCCCTAGGTAACCAGACTCAGGTTATGGGAAAGTTATTCTGCCAAAGCCAAAGACCCTAGAAGATGGGTGGGAAAGGGGACATCAGGATCACAGACATGTCAAGGGTCAGTAAGCCATAGGTGACATCGGAGGCTGGTTTGCCCAGGGAGTTAGCTACTTGTCTCAGGTGTGCCAGGGATGGTGAACTCTTAAGGGAGATGTTCATACTGcgctttctggatttttttttttgttgtttgctatGCCTCTCAAATCTCTTAATTTCTAacattcttctctcttctttccccctCGGCCATTCATTTGCTGAAAAAAAACTAGGTCATGTGTCAATTAGGAAAATTCTAATAGGGAAACTACTGAGTGCGTCCACATGGTGCTCTTTAACATGTTCTCTGCTCCTTTACTTCCTATACATTGGAGTTCATTCTAGAGGCTTCATCAGATTCAAATTCATTATGGTAAGCACACTCATAGGTGATGCCGTGTAGTTCCTGTGGCATCATGATAGGATCCAATCCTGTCTATCTTTTTGTTATGTTAGCATTAATCAGGAAGTTGGGTGTTGTCAGTCAGGTTCATTCAATATAAAGTACCCCATCAgcctttcagaaaccctggtggtgtggtggtgaagagtcaggctgctaagcaaaaggctggaaaTTCGAATCCAccgagcactccttggaaaccctatgggggcagttctactctatcctatagggttgctatgagtcggaatcaactccacggcaacgggtttggttttttttttttttttttcatatgccttTCACCCGACAGGTTTAGCAGCCACTGATGATCACTGCCTGGTTCTGATTTTtcattaaacctttttttttcccttaaaaaaaccaaacccactgccaacgagtcgattccaactcagggtgaccccatggtTTCAGAGCAGCACTGcactctgtaaggttttcatggccatgacctttgggaagcaaatcaccaggcctttctaggcacctctaggtggtttcaaatagccaaccttttggttagtagctaagtgcttcACTGTTTGGTGATATTCTActccttttattttttagggtGAAGGCATTTATTAGTGGGGGTTCTTCTACAAAGAACTCTCCCACGTCCACCATTTGGTTACTCTAAGGCCgcagtttaaggagccctggaggcacagtggttaaaagtgctcagctgctaaccaaaaggttggcagttcaaacctaccagacactccataggagaaagatgtggcagacggcttctgtaaagattcagaaccttggaaatcctatggggcagttctaatctgtcctgcagggtccctgtgagtcagaattgactcgatggcagtgggtttttggtttttttggtttggtggtaagGTGCAGTTTGAACAGAGAAGGAAGGATAAATACCCGGCTCTTTTCTTTGCCAATTTTCCCTAGTAACCTCCGGAGGAACCCAGTTATTTATTAGTATCATCATAATCTCAcagattttaacatttttttttaactagttttGATCAAATGAAGTTCATATTCTCTTTATACTCAAATTGTTCCATCTTGGCAGTTAGAATTCCTTTAATTTGGCTCCTGTATCTTTGACATGACCCTAGTTGTCTTGGatagcttccttccttcctagtaCGACAAGATATTACAAGTTCCTCTACATTTCCTGGTCCAGATCTGGAATTGGCCCTTTCTCTAAGGAGCCAAGATTTCTTCTGGTAGGTTATGGTATTTGGAAATGGTTCCACGTGATTTTAATATGGTTTTACATTATGTTTTAGGAGCAGTCACACCTCATTATtattcttttccaaaaatttCTTAGCTCTTCTCCCAAATGTATTTTTCCAGCTGAACTTTAGAATAACCTGCCAAGTTTTTTGTGTGTCGGGGGGGGGAGACATTAAAATTCTGATTAGGATTCCATAAAACATATGGATTAACTCAGAAACGGCTGAGATTTTTAGCATATTAAGTTTTTCTATCCAGAAACATGGTGTGACTCCCCagtttttccagtcttttttttatgCCCTTCAGTAGCGTTTCATCATTCTTGTTATATAAATATTATACATCTCTtgtttaacttttatttctaaaaattttatagaACTTTTTTCTATAGTGAAAAGGATCATTTCTCCCATTACGTTTTCTTATCACTTGGGAGTTACTACTTCTTGTTATTTATCTTACAAGCAGCCACCATTTTTAACCTCCCATATTATTTCTAAGTTTTTCAGTAATTCACGTGAATTTTAATCTAGATGGACAATAATATGACTtacaaataaagataattttgttTCTCCCTTTTCAAATATAATGTGTTTATTCTTCTTGTCTTGCCGCATTGCCTGAAATCTCTAAAGAAATGGTTCTCAGCTGGGGTGACTTTGCTCCCCATGGGACATTCGACAACGTCTAAAGACATTTTTGACTGTTACGAGGCAGAGTTACCACTGTCATCTGGTAGACACAAGACAGGAatgctgttaaacatcctacaatgcacaggacagcccgcacaataaagattaaaaacccagattgccgctgagttgattctggttCACTGTGACCCTATGtgcgtcagggtagaactgtgttccataaagttttcaatggctgatttttgggatgtagatcaccaggattttcttccgaggcacctccgggaggacttgaaccttcaacctttcacttagcagccgagcacattaaccatccgcaccacccagggactcccaacaaAGAATTACCTAGTCCAAAAATGTCAATAGTACCAAGACTGAGAAACCCCGCTCTAAAACCATGTGGAACAGCAGCAGTGATAACAGGCATCTTTGCCTCGTTCCTAACCTAGTGAACGCACTGCTAGAGTTTGATCATTACGAGATACGATTGCTCTTGGTTTCTGATAACTACTTTTCATCCTGTTAAGGAAAATTTCTCTATTCCCAGTTTACTAAGAGTTTTCATGTGAAAATAGATTTTGAATTTCATCAAATGCCTTTCCCACATCTATTTGCGATGATCttacagtttttctttcttaactGCTTAATATAATGAATTATAATTAACAAGTTTCCTAATATTGAACCAccttttgttttctaaaacaAACCCTACTTTGTGACAATGTTATTCCTTTAACGTGCTGTGCTACGTTTAGTTTGCTACCATGTTATTTTAAGTTTCTGCATCTCTTCATAAACGAAATCAGTCTGTACTTGTCTTATTTTACGTTGTATTTGTCAACATTTTAACTGGCCTTATAAGGTAAAATATGGAAATTTTAATCTTTTCCCATGTTCTAAAACAGCATAAGAATTACCCATTCCTTGAAGGGTTGATAAAAATTAGCCATAAAACCATCTGGGCCTTGTGCTTTCTGGGGGAGAGATTGTTGACAACCTTTCCTAGTTCTTCTACGGTGACTGATTTCCCTTTTCTTCTCCAACAACAGGAAATACCGGAGGTTGTGGACATTGCATGGGAACTACCTGACAAGGAACCGTCACGGGGATGTCATGGGACTGGACGCAATGGGGTAAGTGGGATGGGATATGGGGAGTTTGGGGGTTTGGAGGGCTCTCACAGGTTGTGATGTCTGGGGGAGCATAGCTGTCACTCAGGTAGGCATTGCTGGGCTTGGCCACCTTTAGGTAGACAACATCATACGTGTTCTTCAGGGCTGCCACAGCATCTTCATGCATCACGTCCTCCAGCCCCACGCTGTTGACCTGACGTCAAGGGAAGCAGAGCTCAGTCAGAGCCAGAAAAGGCCTCAAGGCAGATGAACCAGGGGC containing:
- the DLG4 gene encoding disks large homolog 4 isoform X3; protein product: MAAPRSALWLLAPPLLWWAPPLLTVLHSDLFQALLDILDYYEASISESQKYRYQDEDTPPLEHSPAHLPNQVNAPELVHVSERNLSHLQAVHGVVGHAHLSPLKASSPPVIVNTDTLEAPGYELQVNGTEGEMEYEEITLERGNSGLGFSIAGGTDNPHIGDDPSIFITKIIPGGAAAQDGRLRVNDSILFVNEVDVREVTHSAAVEALKEAGSIVRLYVMRRKPPAEKIMEIKLIKGPKGLGFSIAGGVGNQHIPGDNSIYVTKIIEGGAAHKDGRLQIGDKILAVNSVGLEDVMHEDAVAALKNTYDVVYLKVAKPSNAYLSDSYAPPDITTSYSQHLDNEISHSSYLGTDYPTAMTPTSPRRYSPVAKDLLGEEDIPREPRRIVIHRGSTGLGFNIVGGEDGEGIFISFILAGGPADLSGELRKGDQILSVNGVDLRNASHEQAAIALKNAGQTVTIIAQYKPEEYSRFEAKIHDLREQLMNSSLGSGTASLRSNPKRGFYIRALFDYDKTKDCGFLSQALSFRFGDVLHVIDASDEEWWQARRVHSDSETDDIGFIPSKRRVERREWSRLKAKDWGSNSGSQGREDSVLSYETVTQMEVHYARPIIILGPTKDRANDDLLSEFPDKFGSCVPHTTRPKREYEIDGRDYHFVSSREKMEKDIQAHKFIEAGQYNSHLYGTSVQSVREVAEQGKHCILDVSANAVRRLQAAHLHPIAIFIRPRSLENVLEINKRITEEQARKAFDRATKLEQEFTECFSAIVEGDSFEEIYHKVKRVIEDLSGPYIWVPARERL